A genomic segment from Lasioglossum baleicum chromosome 5, iyLasBale1, whole genome shotgun sequence encodes:
- the LOC143208576 gene encoding uncharacterized protein LOC143208576 translates to MEDKTSSANTTVSENPSSGGSPAKKAGKSKAKPQRTKSSHPPTSEMVNNAIKELKDRKGSSLQAIKKYIATTYKVDGEKLAPFIKRYLKTAVTSGAVVQTKGKGASGSFKLSVPKGAAETKSKSSKRVVRKAEPADKKPAEKKPASPKKAAAKKPAARKPAAAKKAPASPKKVKTPAAKKADAAAKQKAAAQTKSLSKTKKATKAPAAKTRTPKPKTAKSPKAKAAAKK, encoded by the coding sequence ATGGAGGACAAGACTAGCTCTGCTAATACCACTGTCTCGGAGAATCCGTCGTCTGGAGGTAGCCCGGCGAAGAAGGCGGGAAAATCGAAGGCGAAGCCGCAACGTACGAAGTCGTCGCATCCGCCGACATCAGAGATGGTGAACAACGCCATCAAGGAGTTGAAGGATCGCAAGGGATCGTCCCTGCAAGCCATCAAGAAGTACATCGCGACCACGTACAAGGTCGACGGTGAGAAGCTGGCGCCGTTCATCAAGAGGTACTTGAAGACGGCCGTTACCTCCGGCGCGGTTGTGCAAACCAAAGGAAAGGGCGCGTCCGGTTCGTTCAAGCTGTCCGTACCTAAGGGCGCTGCCGAGACCAAGAGCAAATCATCGAAACGCGTCGTCAGGAAGGCCGAGCCTGCCGACAAGAAGCCTGCTGAAAAGAAACCAGCCAGTCCGAAGAAAGCAGCCGCCAAAAAACCAGCTGCAAGGAAACCCGCTGCAGCCAAGAAAGCTCCAGCATCGCCGAAGAAGGTGAAAACTCCCGCTGCCAAGAAAGCCGACGCAGCAGCGAAACAGAAGGCTGCTGCCCAGACCAAAAGCCTCTCCAAAACCAAGAAGGCTACCAAAGCTCCAGCGGCCAAGACGAGAACCCCCAAGCCGAAGACCGCTAAATCACCAAAAGCCAAGGCTGCCGCGAAGAAGTAA